The following proteins come from a genomic window of Pyxidicoccus sp. MSG2:
- a CDS encoding SAM-dependent methyltransferase, with protein sequence MDSNELARVPGINPNVPDASRVYDYILGGTHNFEADRQAAEFMLSLVPSTRKWLRMLRACLQTAAQRMAADGFKHWVDFASGLPTADHVHSVMPDARVLYSDINPLTIDSARHLLGDDPRVKYMECDVRGAGEFLRRPDVETFLQGQRKVALGANAITVFLSAEENRKFFRDLYDWAAPGSKLFTTFETKEAGLTTPKWEQFVGMFQKMGEAFHLYSLPEYLDLCGPWAQDRMGVVPVSEFIGLPPGHITEEDREEIGIEFYAVILEKR encoded by the coding sequence ATGGATTCCAACGAGCTTGCCCGCGTGCCGGGCATCAACCCGAACGTCCCGGACGCGTCCCGCGTCTACGACTACATCCTGGGCGGCACGCACAACTTCGAGGCGGACCGCCAGGCGGCGGAGTTCATGCTCTCGCTGGTGCCCTCCACGCGGAAGTGGCTGCGGATGCTGCGCGCCTGCCTCCAGACGGCCGCCCAGCGCATGGCCGCGGACGGCTTCAAGCACTGGGTGGACTTCGCCTCCGGTCTGCCCACCGCCGACCACGTCCACTCGGTGATGCCGGATGCCCGCGTGCTCTACAGCGACATCAACCCGCTGACCATCGACTCGGCCCGACACCTGCTCGGTGACGACCCGCGCGTGAAGTACATGGAGTGCGACGTCCGCGGCGCGGGCGAGTTCCTCCGCCGGCCCGACGTGGAGACGTTCCTGCAGGGACAGCGCAAGGTCGCCCTCGGCGCCAACGCCATCACCGTGTTCCTCTCCGCCGAGGAGAACCGGAAGTTCTTCAGAGACCTCTACGACTGGGCCGCGCCGGGCTCCAAGCTCTTCACCACCTTCGAGACGAAGGAGGCGGGCCTCACCACGCCGAAGTGGGAGCAGTTCGTCGGCATGTTCCAGAAGATGGGCGAGGCCTTCCACCTCTACTCGCTGCCCGAGTACCTGGACCTGTGCGGCCCCTGGGCCCAGGACCGCATGGGCGTGGTGCCGGTCAGCGAGTTCATCGGCCTGCCCCCCGGGCACATCACCGAGGAGGACCGCGAGGAAATCGGCATCGAGTTCTACGCCGTCATCCTGGAGAAGCGGTAG
- a CDS encoding alpha-2-macroglobulin family protein yields the protein MPSPCRFPLIGWVLVTTLLIAACQRGADPAPASPAKAPGEASEVSALASANMAPAVSLPPPVEPPPLPPPEPPRNTAEAATGGSAEGLSILRSACEQAGCELVLTFGAPMEAKSVSVQLTPPQQGTWAWRSPTEYVFTPAPGALGWGHPVMVRVDRAVPVADAGPALASAWEDTFQVPFFQAAGKVAAWPVIPGKPRFIAFLNDFTDQVGTGPLLALYDQPVSVKAQGRRIQAEDSDGKAVPVKASALAAGEGPTSVTVDPKHVLVLRFPRLPEHGSTLRVMMPGDGEQDSREPAAVFRSLTVNRSLRVEAPYLDSEEADPQRAPLTSRWVLSFNNPVDAEALRAHLSVQPAPESLDVAGWGRGASVTMTLTPGQQYRASLTRGLVDVLGNPLEGGPKWTFRAMDLPPQLQLPAQQLTLERTGARLPFQARNVGALQANVFRINAPDAFVRASTHERQTDCASYGEPLGPAKTLGAPRPKVLNTLEPLEVSLEGSKASLYCVELSGKGRGSEAGQDGIQDAVLVQLSDLGLTAKLYGGGVLVWLTRLSDATPVVQGQVALLDAAGTRRASAETGPDGVALLRAPGLTSASSLEQRFFLSARKDDDRLVAEVSEERLSSAWQFGLPGEVKGAERLPSLVFTDRGVYRPEETVHIKALVKDAGRLPRGKRAVQVQVQDPRGQGVLDTQLTLDAFGTADVDLKLKAGAAVGEYSLRLTHGERAAGHSFRVEEYRVPTFEVKVSSAQKEWPLGADVEAVVEARYLHGGELSGREVRYQVWRAREPFAPAGFTQYAFGLPEDGSGSAGLISSADERLDGQGRAHVRFKADHPSYAGPQRYTVEASVTDVDRQAYAGRLSRVVHPAAFYVGVLPPARAVVRAGEVLEVPVIALRPDGAVQEGVRVRAQLERVDTHTYARLSGTHAQLVNREEKVEAGQCLVTTEKTAVTCRLTVPEAGAYQLRAWAQDTAQRVVQTGFRVSAAGDTTVAWPRFDQDRIQVVADKPRYLPGDTARLVVQTPFAEARGLLTVERGGVLEHRLFEIHGDTPTLEIPLTDAHVPNVYASVVLLRGRIHAEKDATGFETGAPAFKLGYVQLQVEPRNQRLAVDVTPEKPVGRPGGTVRVDVTVRDGAGHPASGQATVMVVDEAVLGLTGYRTPDPVPALYAAQALGVRTAESRLELPHSRRVRHEVLFPGGDGGEGFALGDFPADLRTLFQSTAYWNPRVAVGPDGRASVSVKLPDNLTRYRIMAVVVDEAGRAGSGEQALLVKKPLMLQPVLPRFAYPGDALRVEVLAFNGQSEAGPVQVTASFDGLELKQGADLTPPALTVKPGESAAFGFPVKVAGRGAAKVRFAARLGEETDSVEVTLPVLNPGSRRVRVASSQVSGEQRLELALPADRQPGSVELEVTVSGTALSELKDAVGYLMDYPNGCIEQTTSTAYPLVVLKELLPEMGVTVNEADLKKFSEAGIKRILSFQTTAGGLSYWPGGTEPHAFATAFGLTALIEGKKRGYDVPDESLKRMGDYLELRLRDGNITESIPHGGMADADTRAFFVMTLGRLGRPQPAYVSTLWREKAKLTPFGLSFLAVAVSEMKGQDASLLQPLLAEVEKAASQSTQEAWFDGKPQGGWSMDSPLRTHATALLASASTGGASAQLGGKLLTGLLKRQRYGLWGNTQENVFGIMGVARLAQSAQGGSAPRMSLTIDGRPVKDGDLEVVSQRVRRLRLSEADLGLKAGQAHTHQVLLNNRSPGPAILRVRAQYEAELNAQNRAPREEGFRVERAYETVSGEPLSGAIPLGSLVRVRLKVRADSHQNYVAIDDKLPAGLEPMNTSLATTEKVSQGPLTAALQRGLASLSYSEMRDHRVAFYVDDMGAGDYEFSYVARATTPGTFLRPAAGAEAMYAPEVTGTTAIDEVTVQ from the coding sequence ATGCCTTCTCCCTGCCGCTTCCCGCTCATCGGGTGGGTGCTCGTCACCACCCTGCTCATCGCCGCGTGTCAGCGCGGCGCCGACCCCGCCCCCGCCTCGCCCGCGAAAGCCCCTGGCGAAGCTTCGGAGGTGAGCGCCCTCGCGAGCGCCAACATGGCGCCAGCCGTCAGCCTGCCTCCACCCGTGGAGCCTCCGCCGCTCCCACCTCCCGAGCCCCCCCGGAACACCGCCGAGGCCGCCACCGGAGGGAGCGCGGAGGGGCTCTCCATCCTACGCAGCGCCTGTGAGCAGGCCGGCTGCGAGCTGGTCCTCACCTTCGGCGCGCCCATGGAAGCGAAGTCGGTGTCCGTCCAACTGACGCCGCCACAGCAGGGCACCTGGGCCTGGCGCTCGCCCACGGAGTACGTCTTCACGCCCGCGCCCGGGGCGCTGGGCTGGGGCCACCCGGTGATGGTGCGCGTGGACCGGGCCGTGCCCGTCGCGGACGCGGGGCCGGCGCTCGCCTCGGCGTGGGAGGACACCTTCCAGGTGCCCTTCTTCCAGGCGGCGGGAAAGGTGGCCGCATGGCCCGTCATCCCGGGCAAGCCGCGCTTCATCGCCTTCCTCAATGACTTCACGGACCAGGTGGGCACCGGGCCGCTGCTCGCGCTCTACGACCAGCCCGTCTCCGTCAAGGCGCAGGGCAGGCGCATCCAGGCCGAGGACAGCGACGGCAAGGCCGTGCCCGTGAAGGCGTCCGCGCTGGCCGCCGGCGAGGGCCCCACCAGCGTGACGGTGGACCCGAAGCACGTGCTCGTCCTGCGCTTCCCGCGCCTGCCCGAGCATGGGAGCACGCTGCGCGTCATGATGCCTGGCGACGGCGAGCAGGACTCCCGCGAGCCCGCCGCCGTCTTCAGGTCCCTCACCGTCAACCGCAGCCTGAGGGTGGAAGCGCCCTACCTGGACTCCGAGGAGGCCGACCCGCAGCGCGCGCCGCTCACCTCCCGGTGGGTGCTGAGCTTCAACAACCCCGTCGACGCGGAGGCGCTCCGGGCACACCTGTCCGTGCAGCCCGCACCCGAGTCCCTGGATGTGGCCGGCTGGGGCCGCGGCGCGTCGGTGACGATGACGCTGACCCCCGGCCAGCAGTATCGCGCGTCGCTCACCCGGGGGCTGGTGGACGTGCTGGGCAACCCGCTGGAGGGCGGCCCGAAGTGGACGTTCCGCGCGATGGATTTGCCGCCCCAGCTCCAGCTCCCCGCGCAGCAGTTGACGCTGGAGCGCACCGGCGCGCGCCTGCCCTTCCAGGCGCGGAACGTGGGTGCCCTCCAGGCGAACGTGTTCCGCATCAACGCGCCAGACGCGTTCGTGCGCGCCTCCACCCATGAGCGGCAGACCGACTGCGCCAGCTACGGCGAGCCCCTGGGCCCCGCGAAGACGCTCGGCGCGCCCCGACCGAAGGTCCTCAACACGCTCGAGCCGCTGGAGGTGTCGCTCGAGGGCAGCAAGGCCAGCCTGTACTGCGTGGAGCTCAGCGGGAAGGGCCGGGGCAGCGAGGCGGGCCAGGACGGAATCCAGGACGCGGTGCTGGTGCAGCTCTCCGACCTGGGCCTCACCGCGAAGCTGTATGGCGGCGGCGTCCTCGTGTGGCTCACCCGCCTGAGCGACGCGACGCCCGTGGTGCAGGGGCAGGTGGCGCTGCTGGACGCGGCGGGCACGCGCCGCGCCTCCGCGGAGACGGGGCCGGACGGGGTGGCGCTGTTGCGCGCGCCGGGCCTCACCTCCGCCAGCAGCCTGGAGCAGCGCTTCTTCCTCTCCGCGCGCAAGGACGATGACCGGCTGGTGGCGGAGGTGAGCGAGGAGCGGCTGTCCTCGGCGTGGCAGTTCGGTCTGCCCGGCGAGGTGAAGGGGGCCGAGCGCCTCCCCTCGCTCGTCTTCACCGACCGGGGCGTGTACCGGCCTGAAGAGACGGTGCACATCAAGGCGCTGGTGAAGGACGCGGGGCGGCTGCCTCGCGGCAAGCGCGCGGTGCAGGTGCAGGTGCAGGACCCACGCGGCCAGGGCGTGCTGGACACGCAGTTGACGCTGGACGCCTTCGGCACGGCGGACGTCGACCTGAAGCTGAAGGCGGGGGCGGCGGTGGGTGAGTACTCGCTGCGCCTCACGCATGGAGAGCGCGCGGCGGGCCACAGCTTCCGCGTGGAGGAGTACCGCGTGCCCACCTTCGAGGTGAAGGTGTCCAGCGCGCAGAAGGAGTGGCCGCTAGGCGCGGACGTGGAGGCGGTGGTGGAGGCGCGCTACCTGCACGGCGGCGAGCTGTCCGGCCGCGAGGTGCGCTACCAGGTGTGGCGGGCCCGCGAGCCCTTCGCGCCCGCCGGCTTCACGCAGTACGCCTTCGGCCTGCCGGAGGACGGCTCGGGGAGCGCGGGGCTCATCTCCAGCGCGGACGAGCGCCTGGACGGCCAGGGCCGCGCCCACGTCCGCTTCAAGGCGGACCACCCGTCCTACGCCGGCCCCCAGCGCTACACCGTGGAGGCGAGCGTCACCGACGTGGACCGCCAGGCCTACGCCGGGCGGCTGTCTCGGGTGGTGCACCCCGCCGCCTTCTACGTGGGCGTGCTGCCCCCCGCGCGCGCCGTGGTGCGCGCCGGCGAGGTGCTGGAGGTGCCCGTCATCGCCCTGCGGCCGGACGGCGCGGTGCAGGAGGGCGTGCGGGTGCGCGCGCAGTTGGAGCGCGTGGACACCCATACCTACGCGCGGCTGAGCGGCACCCACGCGCAGCTCGTCAACCGGGAGGAGAAGGTGGAGGCGGGCCAGTGCCTGGTCACCACGGAGAAGACGGCCGTCACGTGCCGGCTCACCGTCCCCGAGGCGGGCGCGTACCAGCTTCGGGCCTGGGCGCAGGACACGGCGCAGCGGGTGGTGCAGACGGGCTTCCGCGTGTCGGCGGCGGGAGACACCACGGTGGCCTGGCCCCGCTTCGACCAGGACCGCATCCAGGTGGTGGCGGACAAGCCGCGCTACCTGCCGGGCGACACGGCGCGGCTGGTGGTGCAGACGCCCTTCGCCGAGGCACGCGGGCTGCTCACCGTGGAGCGCGGCGGCGTGCTGGAGCACCGCCTCTTCGAAATCCACGGCGACACGCCGACGCTGGAGATTCCGCTCACCGACGCGCACGTTCCCAACGTGTATGCCTCGGTGGTGCTGCTGCGCGGGCGCATCCACGCGGAGAAGGACGCCACGGGCTTCGAGACGGGCGCGCCCGCCTTCAAGCTGGGCTACGTGCAGCTCCAGGTCGAGCCGAGGAACCAGCGCCTCGCGGTGGACGTCACGCCGGAGAAGCCGGTGGGCCGCCCGGGCGGCACGGTGCGCGTGGACGTGACGGTGCGGGACGGCGCGGGACACCCCGCCTCGGGACAGGCCACGGTGATGGTGGTGGACGAGGCCGTGCTGGGGCTCACCGGCTACCGGACGCCGGACCCGGTGCCGGCGCTCTACGCGGCACAGGCGCTGGGCGTGCGCACCGCGGAGAGCCGGCTGGAGCTGCCGCACTCCCGGCGGGTGCGGCACGAGGTGCTCTTCCCGGGCGGTGACGGCGGCGAGGGCTTCGCGCTGGGAGACTTCCCGGCCGACCTGCGCACCCTCTTCCAGAGCACCGCGTACTGGAACCCGCGCGTCGCGGTGGGGCCGGATGGCCGGGCCAGTGTGAGCGTGAAGCTGCCGGACAACCTCACGCGCTACCGCATCATGGCCGTGGTGGTGGACGAGGCGGGCCGCGCCGGCTCCGGGGAGCAGGCGCTGCTGGTGAAGAAGCCGCTGATGCTGCAGCCCGTGCTCCCGCGCTTCGCCTACCCCGGCGACGCGCTGCGCGTGGAGGTGCTCGCCTTCAACGGCCAGTCGGAGGCGGGCCCGGTGCAGGTCACCGCGTCGTTCGACGGGCTGGAGCTGAAGCAGGGCGCGGACCTCACGCCGCCCGCCCTGACGGTGAAGCCGGGCGAGTCCGCCGCCTTCGGCTTCCCGGTGAAGGTGGCCGGACGTGGCGCCGCGAAGGTGCGCTTCGCCGCGCGCCTGGGTGAGGAGACGGACTCGGTGGAGGTGACGCTGCCCGTGCTCAACCCCGGCTCGCGCCGCGTCCGGGTGGCGAGCTCGCAAGTCTCGGGCGAGCAGCGCCTGGAGCTGGCGCTGCCCGCGGACCGGCAGCCCGGCAGCGTGGAGCTGGAGGTGACGGTGTCCGGCACCGCGCTCAGCGAATTGAAGGACGCGGTGGGCTACCTCATGGACTACCCCAACGGCTGCATCGAGCAGACCACCAGCACGGCCTACCCGCTGGTGGTGCTGAAGGAGCTCTTGCCGGAGATGGGCGTGACGGTGAACGAGGCCGACCTGAAGAAGTTCTCCGAGGCCGGAATCAAGCGCATCCTCTCCTTCCAGACGACGGCGGGCGGACTGTCCTACTGGCCCGGCGGCACGGAGCCGCACGCCTTCGCCACGGCCTTCGGCCTCACCGCGCTCATCGAGGGCAAGAAGCGCGGCTACGACGTGCCGGACGAGTCCCTCAAGCGGATGGGGGACTACCTGGAGCTGCGGCTGCGCGACGGCAACATCACCGAGTCCATTCCCCACGGCGGCATGGCGGACGCGGACACGCGGGCCTTCTTCGTGATGACGCTGGGGCGCCTGGGCCGGCCGCAGCCCGCGTACGTGTCCACGCTGTGGCGCGAGAAGGCGAAGCTGACGCCCTTCGGCCTGTCCTTCCTCGCCGTGGCGGTGAGCGAGATGAAGGGCCAGGACGCTTCGCTGCTCCAGCCCCTCCTCGCGGAGGTGGAGAAGGCCGCGAGCCAGTCCACGCAGGAGGCCTGGTTCGATGGGAAGCCGCAGGGAGGCTGGTCCATGGACTCTCCGCTGCGCACGCACGCCACCGCGCTGCTGGCCTCCGCTTCCACGGGTGGGGCCTCCGCGCAGCTCGGGGGCAAGCTGCTGACGGGCCTGCTCAAGCGGCAGCGGTACGGGCTGTGGGGCAACACGCAGGAGAACGTCTTCGGCATCATGGGCGTGGCCCGCCTGGCGCAGTCGGCGCAGGGGGGAAGTGCGCCGCGCATGTCGCTCACCATCGATGGCAGGCCGGTGAAGGACGGGGACCTGGAGGTGGTCAGCCAGCGCGTGCGCCGGCTGCGGCTGTCGGAGGCGGACCTGGGGCTGAAGGCGGGACAGGCCCACACGCACCAGGTGCTGCTCAACAACCGGAGCCCGGGCCCCGCCATCCTCCGCGTCCGCGCGCAGTACGAGGCGGAGCTCAACGCGCAGAACCGCGCCCCGCGTGAGGAGGGCTTCCGCGTGGAGCGCGCGTACGAGACGGTGTCCGGCGAGCCGCTGAGCGGCGCCATTCCCCTGGGCTCGCTGGTGCGCGTGCGGCTGAAGGTGCGGGCGGACAGCCACCAGAACTACGTGGCCATCGACGACAAGCTGCCCGCCGGCCTGGAGCCGATGAACACCAGCCTCGCCACCACGGAGAAGGTGTCCCAGGGCCCGCTCACCGCGGCGCTCCAGCGGGGACTGGCCTCGCTGTCCTACAGCGAGATGCGGGACCACCGCGTGGCCTTCTACGTCGACGACATGGGCGCGGGCGACTACGAGTTCAGCTACGTCGCCCGCGCCACCACGCCGGGCACCTTCCTGCGTCCCGCCGCCGGCGCCGAGGCGATGTACGCGCCCGAGGTGACGGGCACCACCGCCATCGACGAGGTCACCGTGCAATGA
- the pbpC gene encoding penicillin-binding protein 1C encodes MSRPSSRHRRVLRFCAVATGVAALATAACAVALWAAVVLRPFPVEDLHVRSGDSLRIHDSRGRMLREVVNADGERVRWRALEDISPLVVQATLAVEDARFHEHAGVDPRAVARAVAQAVRYRRVVSGASTLTMQLSRRIHPHPRTLRGKLGEMVDALRLERAVDKHTVLEQYLNRAPYGAGAVGVEAASQRYFGKPGMHLSLAEAALLAGLPQAPTILNPLKDLERARARQRTVLARMRATGAISDEEHARALAEPLRLAGRDAPPTPLPDTALHFTDYVVSRHPAPGEVRTTLDGDLQQEVESLVRGHVDSLAAGGVTNAAVVVLDNEACHLLAMVGSARYGDAAASGAVNGALARRQPGSALKPFTYALAFEHGDTPASVVADVETRYGEADGDLFVPKNYSGDYSGPVLMGEALGRSLNVPAIRVARRVGLEPLLTRLREVGFTSLDAPASHYGLGLTLGNGEVTLLELAQAYAMFARGGLTCRATPFDGPPQESDTPRRAFSEEVAWQITDVLGDESLRMRAFGAGNALMLGFPVAVKTGTSTNWRDNWAVGYTPRFTVAVWTGDFSNRPLHGMTGATGAGPLFHKVMKRVVERAGPAALPARASLPAGLVEGTVCAHSGQVPTPLCPVRRRVRLPAARVPDQPCPWHREVRLDARNGLLAGDTCPSEHVVKRVFTFLPPAYATWQATHTEAAPAAPSRYSPLCPEKGAVPGAAVITWPRQGEVFLIEPGYARRTQTLRLSAEVEPRLAGVTWLVDGRPVGRAAWPYDASWALQPGRHRLEVLAQGLRSEPVEIEVR; translated from the coding sequence ATGAGCCGCCCCTCCTCCAGGCACCGCCGCGTCCTCCGCTTCTGCGCGGTGGCCACCGGCGTCGCGGCCCTGGCCACCGCCGCCTGCGCGGTGGCCCTGTGGGCCGCCGTGGTCCTCCGTCCCTTCCCGGTGGAAGACCTCCACGTGCGCAGCGGGGATTCGCTGCGCATCCACGACTCGCGGGGCCGGATGCTGCGCGAGGTGGTGAACGCGGACGGCGAGCGCGTGCGGTGGCGCGCCCTGGAGGACATCTCCCCGCTGGTGGTGCAGGCGACGCTCGCCGTGGAGGACGCGCGCTTCCATGAGCACGCGGGCGTGGACCCACGCGCGGTGGCGCGCGCGGTGGCGCAGGCGGTGCGCTACCGGCGCGTGGTGTCCGGGGCCTCCACCCTGACGATGCAGCTGTCTCGACGCATCCACCCGCACCCGCGCACGCTGCGAGGGAAGCTCGGGGAGATGGTGGACGCGCTGCGCCTGGAGCGCGCGGTGGACAAGCACACCGTGCTGGAGCAGTACCTCAACCGCGCACCGTACGGCGCCGGCGCCGTGGGCGTGGAGGCCGCCAGCCAGCGCTACTTCGGCAAGCCTGGCATGCACCTCAGCCTGGCGGAGGCGGCGCTGCTCGCCGGGCTTCCCCAGGCCCCCACCATCCTCAACCCGCTGAAGGACCTCGAACGGGCCCGCGCCCGCCAGCGCACGGTGCTCGCGCGCATGAGGGCCACCGGCGCCATCTCCGACGAGGAGCACGCACGCGCCCTCGCCGAGCCCCTGCGCCTCGCCGGCCGGGACGCGCCGCCCACCCCCCTTCCGGACACGGCACTCCACTTCACGGACTACGTCGTGTCCCGGCACCCCGCCCCGGGCGAGGTGCGCACCACGCTGGATGGAGACCTCCAGCAGGAGGTGGAGTCCCTGGTGCGCGGCCACGTGGACTCGCTCGCCGCGGGGGGCGTGACGAACGCGGCGGTGGTGGTGTTGGACAACGAGGCGTGCCACCTCCTGGCCATGGTGGGCTCGGCCCGCTACGGGGACGCGGCGGCCTCGGGCGCGGTGAACGGCGCGCTGGCGCGGCGCCAGCCCGGCTCCGCGCTCAAGCCCTTCACCTATGCGCTCGCCTTCGAGCACGGAGACACGCCCGCCTCCGTGGTGGCGGACGTGGAGACGCGCTACGGAGAGGCGGACGGCGACCTCTTCGTGCCGAAGAACTACTCGGGCGACTACTCCGGCCCGGTGCTGATGGGCGAGGCGCTGGGCCGCAGCCTCAACGTGCCCGCCATCCGCGTGGCCCGGCGCGTGGGCCTGGAGCCCCTGCTCACCCGGCTGCGCGAGGTGGGCTTCACCTCGCTGGACGCGCCCGCCTCGCACTACGGCCTGGGCCTCACCCTGGGCAATGGCGAGGTGACACTGCTGGAGCTGGCCCAGGCCTACGCGATGTTCGCCCGCGGCGGCCTCACCTGCCGCGCCACGCCCTTCGACGGTCCGCCCCAGGAAAGCGACACGCCGCGCCGCGCCTTCTCCGAGGAGGTGGCGTGGCAGATCACGGACGTGCTCGGCGACGAGTCCCTCCGCATGCGCGCCTTCGGCGCGGGCAACGCGCTGATGCTGGGCTTCCCCGTCGCGGTGAAGACGGGTACCAGCACCAACTGGCGGGACAACTGGGCCGTGGGCTACACGCCGCGCTTCACCGTCGCGGTGTGGACGGGAGACTTCTCCAACCGCCCGCTGCACGGGATGACCGGAGCCACCGGCGCCGGCCCCCTCTTCCACAAGGTGATGAAGCGCGTGGTGGAGCGCGCGGGGCCCGCCGCCCTGCCCGCGCGCGCCTCGCTTCCGGCCGGCCTGGTGGAGGGCACGGTGTGCGCGCACTCGGGCCAGGTGCCCACGCCCCTGTGCCCCGTGCGGCGGCGCGTGCGTCTGCCGGCGGCGCGGGTGCCGGACCAGCCCTGCCCCTGGCACCGCGAGGTGCGCCTGGACGCACGCAACGGCCTGCTCGCCGGGGACACGTGCCCGTCCGAGCACGTCGTCAAACGCGTCTTCACCTTCCTCCCGCCCGCGTATGCCACCTGGCAGGCCACGCACACGGAGGCGGCGCCCGCCGCGCCCTCGCGCTACTCCCCCCTGTGTCCGGAGAAGGGCGCCGTCCCGGGAGCGGCGGTCATCACCTGGCCGCGCCAGGGCGAGGTGTTCCTCATCGAGCCCGGCTATGCGCGGAGGACGCAGACGCTGCGGCTGAGCGCGGAGGTGGAGCCCCGGCTCGCGGGGGTGACGTGGCTCGTGGACGGCCGCCCGGTGGGCCGGGCCGCGTGGCCCTATGACGCCTCGTGGGCCCTCCAGCCCGGCCGGCACCGGCTGGAGGTGCTGGCCCAGGGGCTGCGCAGCGAGCCGGTGGAAATCGAGGTGCGGTGA
- a CDS encoding carbonic anhydrase yields MTPYEQIFENNRRWAEEQLRTDPEYFARLSVEQRPDFLYIGCSDSRVPANQIMGLAPGDVFVHRNVANLVNNVDLNVMSVINYGVRHLEVKHIILCGHYGCGGVKAAMIPRDLGILNPWLRNIRDVYRMHKAELDGIKDEALRYDRLVELNVMEQSINVIKTAAVQQAYLKRGFPTVHAWVFDMRNGLIKDLRLDFQKTLREIQEIYDLTGV; encoded by the coding sequence GTGACGCCCTACGAGCAGATTTTCGAGAACAACCGTCGCTGGGCGGAAGAGCAGCTCCGGACGGACCCCGAGTACTTCGCCCGGCTCTCCGTCGAGCAGCGTCCGGACTTCCTCTACATCGGCTGCTCGGACAGCCGCGTGCCGGCGAATCAAATCATGGGCCTGGCGCCCGGGGACGTCTTCGTCCACCGCAACGTCGCCAACCTGGTCAACAACGTCGACCTCAACGTGATGTCCGTCATCAACTACGGCGTCCGGCACCTCGAGGTGAAGCACATCATCCTGTGCGGCCACTACGGGTGCGGCGGCGTGAAGGCCGCCATGATTCCCAGGGATCTGGGCATCCTCAACCCCTGGCTGCGCAACATCCGCGACGTGTACCGCATGCACAAGGCGGAGCTGGACGGCATCAAGGACGAGGCGCTCCGCTATGACAGGCTGGTGGAGCTCAACGTCATGGAGCAGAGCATCAACGTCATCAAGACGGCCGCCGTGCAGCAGGCCTATCTCAAGCGCGGCTTCCCCACCGTCCACGCGTGGGTGTTCGACATGCGCAACGGCCTCATCAAGGATTTGCGGCTCGACTTCCAGAAGACGCTGCGCGAAATCCAGGAGATCTACGACCTGACGGGCGTCTGA